The following proteins are encoded in a genomic region of Oryza brachyantha chromosome 11, ObraRS2, whole genome shotgun sequence:
- the LOC102714594 gene encoding F-box protein SKIP16 gives MAAPPPPPPPAPAPAEPAAGGLEALEGLALDTVIAKAGARHAAALACASTRLRAAAGDDALWRRFCADDLVLDAPVDPEGRPLPSFKEAYKVWLESFGMYPLPLVRRVKYFWSSLKSWLSDNFPEALKTLSKGVSEAQIQSAEDDLGFKLPMPTKLLYRFCNGQLPFSEDLSENVRMAPLGIIGGYFVYDHCINVHLSPLEQIVEETKEFYREYNDRGVFNTMKLVVVATSWYSPKTFLLNCSDGELYVGTINLPDGQMLPCVPKSLIRPTNNDMPQDGLLLWLEEHLRRLQNGMIKTRMVKTSRYISLFPEAPPLCTSAMTNGVKVRASAVFAPEHPDSWRPGGRHTYMYTYSIRLSVPEACMLGGVYYSSCQLYSRHWIIRWRDRVISDVNGEGVIGKYPLLTPGQEEFVYESCTPLPDSPGSVEGSFTFVPGKLGRPEGKRFEVTVAPFPLEKQEYIF, from the exons atggcggcgccgccaccaccaccaccgccggcgccagcgccggcggAGCCCGCAGCGGGGGGGCTGGAGGCGCTGGAGGGGCTGGCGCTGGACACCGTCATCGCCAAGGCCGGGGCGCGCCACGCCGCGGCGCTGGCCTGCGCCAGCAcgcgcctccgcgccgctgccggGGACGACGCGCTGTGGCGCCGCTTCTGCGCCGACGACCTCGTACTCGACGCGCCGGTCGACCCCGAGGGCCGCCCGCTCCCTTCCTTCAAG GAGGCCTATAAAGTTTGGTTGGAGTCGTTTGGTATGTACCCTTTACCTTTGGTAAGGAGAGTGAAATATTTCTGGAGTTCGCTGAAGAGCTGGCTGTCTGATAACTTCCCTGAAGCACTCAAAACTTTGAGTAAAGGTGTTTCTGAAGCTCAGATACAATCAGCAGAGGATGATCTTGGTTTCAAGCTCCCTATGCCCACAAAACTGCTGTATCGTTTTTGCAATGGTCAGCTGCCCTTTAGTGAAGATCTTTCCGAGAATGTGCGCATGGCTCCTCTTGGTATTATAGGAGGCTATTTTGTTTATGACCACTGCATAAATGTTCACTTGTCACCACTTGAGCAAATTGTTGAGGAGACAAAAGAATTTTATCGTGAGTACAATGACCGAGGTGTTTTTAATACGATGAAGCTTGTTGTAGTGGCAACTTCATGGTATAGTCCAAAAACATTTCTCCTTAATTGTTCAGATGGTGAGCTCTATGTTGGTACCATCAATTTACCAGATGGACAAATGTTGCCATGTGTACCGAAATCATTGATAAGGCCAACTAATAATGATATGCCCCAAGACGGATTGCTTCTGTGGTTAGAAGAGCACCTTAGGCGTTTACAGAATGGCATGATCAAGACCCGTATGGTTAAGACTTCGAGGTATATCAGCCTGTTTCCAGAAGCACCCCCATTATGTACTTCAGCTATGACAAATGGTGTGAAG gtACGTGCATCTGCTGTCTTTGCACCAGAGCATCCAGATAGTTGGCGGCCTGGGGGCAGACATacgtatatgtatacatactcCATTCGCCTGTCAGTTCCAGAGGCATGCATGCTAGGTGGTGTGTACTATTCCTCATGCCAGCTCTACTCACGCCACTGGATCATCAGATGGAGGGACAGGGTTATTTCTGATGTGAATGGGGAGGGTGTCATTGGGAAG TATCCTCTACTAACTCCAGGCCAGGAAGAGTTTGTGTATGAGAGTTGCACGCCACTGCCTGACAGTCCTGGATCTGTGGAGGGCTCTTTCACGTTTGTTCCGGGGAA GTTGGGCCGGCCTGAAGGAAAACGTTTTGAGGTCACGGTGGCTCCATTCCCTCTGGAAAAACAGGAGTACATCTTCTAA